A stretch of Synechococcus sp. WH 8020 DNA encodes these proteins:
- a CDS encoding aspartate kinase, whose product MALLVQKFGGTSVGSVERLQAVARRIADCKEDGNDLVIVVSAMGHTTDELTAKAKAISSAPPQREMDMLLSTGEQVSIALLSMALHELGVPAVSMTGSQVGIVTESAHGRARILDVRTDRLRARLAEGQVVVVAGFQGTSLSSGGTAEITTLGRGGSDTSAVALAAALGADACEIFTDVPGVLTTDPRKVANAQLMPKVSCDEMLELASLGAAVLHPRAVEIARNYGVNMVVRSSWSDAPGTTLTSRSARPIGREGLELGRPVDGVELLEDQAVLALSHVPDQPGVAARLFESLSAGGVNVDLIIQATHEGSSNDITFTVAEADLDQARSICTTLVDSLGGNLSSDGGMSKLSIRGAGIMGRPGIAAGLFDTLSREGINLRLIATSEVKVSCVVDASKGSKALQAAQQAFELSTQQQHINPPASGEGEPEVRGVALDRDQAQLSVRHVPDRPGMAGSLCSALADAGISLDAIVQSERQHSDGSRDISFIVKREDRAASDQALAPLLAQWHGAVLEDGPAIARVSAIGAGMPATAGTAGRMFRFLAEANVNIELIATSEIRTSCVVAESDGIKALEAVHAGFQLGGSECHQAQGTESPLEAEAFQP is encoded by the coding sequence ATGGCCCTGCTGGTGCAGAAGTTCGGCGGCACATCCGTCGGCAGCGTGGAACGCCTGCAGGCCGTCGCTCGGCGCATCGCCGACTGCAAAGAAGACGGCAACGATCTGGTGATAGTGGTGTCGGCCATGGGCCACACCACAGACGAGCTCACCGCCAAGGCCAAAGCGATCAGCTCCGCCCCGCCGCAGCGGGAGATGGACATGTTGCTCTCCACCGGCGAACAGGTCTCGATCGCCCTGCTCTCGATGGCCTTGCATGAACTGGGTGTGCCGGCGGTTTCGATGACCGGGTCCCAAGTGGGAATCGTGACTGAATCCGCCCATGGGAGAGCCCGCATCCTCGATGTGCGCACCGACCGGCTACGTGCCCGGCTTGCAGAAGGGCAAGTCGTCGTCGTTGCTGGCTTCCAAGGCACCAGCCTCAGCAGTGGCGGAACCGCCGAAATCACCACCCTCGGCCGCGGAGGTTCAGACACATCAGCCGTTGCCCTAGCAGCAGCCCTGGGGGCGGATGCCTGCGAGATCTTCACCGATGTGCCCGGGGTGCTCACCACCGATCCGCGCAAGGTGGCCAATGCCCAACTGATGCCAAAAGTGAGCTGCGATGAAATGCTCGAACTCGCCAGCCTGGGGGCAGCGGTGCTCCACCCCCGCGCTGTTGAGATCGCCCGCAACTACGGCGTGAACATGGTGGTGCGCTCCAGCTGGAGCGATGCACCAGGAACCACGCTTACCAGTCGCAGTGCCAGACCGATCGGCCGCGAGGGATTGGAACTCGGTCGTCCTGTTGATGGCGTGGAACTCCTCGAAGATCAAGCGGTGCTGGCCCTCTCCCATGTGCCTGATCAGCCAGGGGTTGCCGCCCGCTTATTCGAAAGCCTTTCTGCAGGCGGAGTGAACGTAGATCTGATCATTCAGGCCACCCATGAGGGCAGCAGTAACGACATCACCTTCACCGTGGCGGAAGCTGATCTCGACCAGGCTCGCAGCATCTGCACCACGCTGGTAGACAGCCTCGGTGGCAATCTCAGCTCTGACGGAGGCATGAGCAAGCTGAGTATCAGGGGCGCTGGGATCATGGGGCGCCCCGGCATCGCCGCGGGCTTATTCGACACGCTCTCGCGAGAGGGCATCAACCTGCGTTTGATCGCCACCAGCGAAGTGAAAGTGAGCTGCGTGGTGGATGCTTCCAAGGGCAGCAAGGCTTTGCAAGCTGCTCAACAGGCCTTTGAACTGAGCACACAACAACAACACATCAACCCTCCTGCCAGCGGAGAGGGTGAGCCCGAGGTAAGAGGCGTTGCCCTCGATCGTGATCAGGCACAACTTAGTGTTCGCCATGTGCCCGACCGACCGGGGATGGCGGGTTCCCTCTGTTCAGCACTCGCGGATGCCGGCATCAGCCTTGATGCCATCGTTCAGTCCGAACGACAGCACAGCGATGGCAGCCGTGACATCAGCTTCATCGTGAAACGCGAGGACCGAGCTGCCTCTGATCAAGCCCTCGCGCCGCTCCTGGCCCAATGGCACGGTGCCGTTCTCGAAGATGGGCCTGCTATTGCCCGCGTCAGCGCAATCGGTGCTGGGATGCCTGCCACCGCAGGGACAGCTGGCCGCATGTTCAGGTTCCTTGCTGAAGCGAACGTAAACATCGAATTGATCGCCACCAGCGAAATCAGGACCAGTTGCGTCGTGGCCGAATCCGATGGAATCAAAGCCCTCGAAGCCGTCCATGCCGGCTTCCAACTCGGCGGATCTGAATGCCATCAAGCACAGGGCACAGAATCTCCTCTTGAGGCCGAGGCCTTTCAACCCTGA
- a CDS encoding CsgG/HfaB family protein, translating into MTIDSIYFGKAVVYILRESWLIYLLILIVMKERTAAIFPSFFIGLAFVGSFASIAGPTVSVPDFKNEVGQLAWWSPRVSRQLADALSNELSAAGGLTVVERQNVKAVLSEQEMAELGIVRKNDRAAKSGQMTGSQYVILGRVSGYENNVETKQSGSGMRFLGFGGSKDVAETKAYVSLDLRIVDTTTGEVVGYKTVEGRAKNTAKVKGSGGSLAPLAGLVGGLTGAGGAGAYGLAAAGTFGYNESSSETKKTPASKAFRAALIAASDYVSCVLVRKDQCLDDYARGDVQRRQNTLDVLEMD; encoded by the coding sequence ATGACCATTGACTCAATTTACTTTGGAAAAGCTGTTGTTTACATACTCAGGGAATCGTGGTTAATTTATTTGCTGATACTTATTGTTATGAAAGAACGGACGGCTGCAATCTTTCCCTCATTTTTTATTGGACTTGCTTTTGTTGGCTCATTTGCGTCGATCGCAGGCCCAACTGTATCCGTGCCAGATTTTAAAAACGAAGTTGGCCAGCTGGCATGGTGGAGCCCCAGAGTGAGTAGGCAACTGGCCGATGCTCTTTCGAACGAATTGTCTGCTGCAGGTGGACTCACGGTGGTCGAACGGCAAAATGTCAAGGCTGTGTTGTCGGAGCAGGAGATGGCCGAACTTGGCATCGTTAGAAAGAATGACCGTGCTGCAAAGTCTGGACAGATGACTGGCTCTCAATACGTCATTCTTGGTCGGGTTAGCGGCTACGAAAATAATGTGGAAACAAAGCAGTCTGGAAGCGGAATGAGGTTTTTGGGTTTTGGAGGCTCTAAAGATGTGGCGGAAACTAAGGCGTATGTTTCGCTAGATCTTCGTATTGTTGATACAACTACGGGTGAAGTTGTTGGCTATAAAACTGTTGAAGGTAGAGCGAAAAATACGGCTAAAGTAAAGGGATCTGGTGGTTCCTTGGCTCCCTTGGCGGGTTTGGTTGGTGGACTGACAGGTGCTGGTGGTGCTGGTGCTTACGGCCTGGCAGCAGCTGGAACGTTTGGTTACAATGAATCTTCCAGTGAAACGAAAAAAACTCCTGCTTCTAAAGCTTTTCGTGCTGCTCTAATAGCCGCATCAGATTATGTATCTTGCGTCTTGGTTCGGAAAGATCAGTGTCTTGATGATTATGCAAGGGGTGACGTGCAACGTCGGCAGAACACTTTGGACGTATTGGAGATGGATTAA
- the holA gene encoding DNA polymerase III subunit delta — protein MPIHLLWGDDSAARDRAVAALIEEAIDPSWSSINLSRLDGSEAGQAQQALEEARTPPFGAGMRVVLLQRSPFCNACPSELADRFEASLELIPDSTQLLLTNPAKPDGRLRTTKALQKRVKQGLASEQKFQLPAIWDGAGQRQLVERTAADLNVSMETEAVSALVDAIGNDSARLTMELQKLALHAESHGQERISAEAVQTLIDGQATNAFAVGDALLEGDAGGAIGLLDALIDAGEPALRIVATLTGQIRGLLWVLLLEQQGERDVAVIAKAAGIGNPKRIYVMRKQLKGRNPKRLLSLLGRLLKVEAMLKRGALAGDAFREGLLG, from the coding sequence ATGCCAATCCATCTGCTCTGGGGTGACGACAGTGCCGCCCGCGATCGTGCCGTCGCAGCCCTGATCGAGGAAGCGATTGACCCAAGCTGGAGCAGCATCAACCTCAGCCGCCTCGACGGCAGCGAAGCCGGCCAGGCTCAACAGGCCCTGGAGGAGGCACGCACTCCTCCTTTCGGGGCGGGAATGCGGGTGGTGTTGCTGCAACGCTCACCCTTTTGCAATGCCTGCCCAAGCGAACTCGCGGATCGCTTTGAAGCTTCCCTCGAACTCATCCCAGACAGCACCCAGCTGTTGCTCACCAACCCAGCCAAACCAGACGGACGCTTACGCACCACAAAGGCTCTTCAAAAACGGGTCAAGCAAGGGCTCGCTAGCGAACAAAAGTTCCAACTTCCGGCGATCTGGGATGGAGCCGGCCAACGCCAACTGGTGGAGCGCACAGCCGCGGATCTCAACGTGAGCATGGAAACGGAGGCCGTATCCGCACTCGTTGATGCCATCGGCAATGACAGCGCACGCCTCACCATGGAATTGCAAAAGCTGGCGCTCCACGCCGAAAGCCATGGGCAGGAGCGCATCAGTGCCGAAGCCGTGCAGACCCTGATTGACGGCCAAGCCACCAATGCCTTCGCCGTGGGCGATGCCTTGCTGGAAGGCGATGCTGGGGGTGCCATTGGCCTCCTGGATGCCCTCATTGATGCGGGTGAACCCGCCCTACGCATCGTTGCCACCCTCACAGGACAAATCCGTGGCTTGCTTTGGGTCCTGCTACTGGAACAACAAGGAGAACGTGATGTGGCCGTCATTGCCAAAGCCGCCGGCATTGGCAATCCAAAGCGGATCTACGTGATGCGCAAGCAATTGAAAGGCAGAAACCCGAAACGGCTTTTATCTCTCTTGGGACGACTTTTAAAGGTGGAAGCGATGCTTAAACGAGGAGCTTTAGCAGGAGATGCTTTTCGAGAAGGATTGTTGGGCTAA
- a CDS encoding precorrin-8X methylmutase → MDPLSRDVLERLVHSSGDPSLAALLQFSPGACVAGLQALKAGALILTDTAMAAAAVRPMAARTAGNEVRCLLDWAPAQSPQGSTRSAAAMVRAWPELIQAAEVASQPLPLVLIGSAPTALEQLLDQLDAGAAAPSLVIGMPVGFVGVPESKSRLAQSTLNQIRLDGTRGGAGLVAAAVNALLRQVAS, encoded by the coding sequence TTGGACCCGTTGTCGCGAGACGTTCTCGAACGGCTGGTGCACAGCAGTGGGGATCCCTCTTTGGCGGCCCTGCTGCAGTTCAGCCCCGGTGCCTGTGTTGCCGGACTTCAGGCTCTCAAGGCGGGAGCTCTGATCCTCACGGACACAGCGATGGCGGCAGCGGCGGTGCGGCCGATGGCGGCTCGTACCGCGGGGAATGAGGTGCGTTGCCTGCTCGATTGGGCTCCGGCTCAGTCGCCGCAGGGATCTACCCGTTCGGCAGCGGCGATGGTTCGCGCGTGGCCGGAGCTGATCCAGGCCGCCGAGGTTGCAAGTCAGCCCTTGCCTCTTGTGCTCATTGGCAGTGCTCCAACGGCCTTGGAGCAACTCCTGGATCAACTGGATGCGGGGGCAGCGGCTCCAAGCCTGGTGATTGGCATGCCGGTGGGGTTTGTGGGAGTGCCGGAAAGCAAGAGTCGCTTGGCGCAGTCCACCCTGAATCAGATCCGCTTGGACGGCACCCGCGGCGGGGCTGGCCTGGTGGCAGCAGCCGTGAATGCCTTGCTACGTCAGGTGGCGAGTTGA
- the mutS gene encoding DNA mismatch repair protein MutS yields MPQPDLALQGNLFGDAEPASSAPSKGQNRQGEPDQLDDHELTQDAKQRPRQRQGQEQHSKPSASSPSEEAHSETSTPAGNDKDNSDDDLPPWSHHSQVTPEQLTPMLRHYVELKAAHPERVLLYRLGDFFECFFEDAIHLSRLLELTLTGKEAGKQIGRVPMAGIPHHAAERYCSELIRRGLSVALCDQLEAAPASGSAKGTLLRRDITRVLTPGTVLEEGLLSARRNNWLAAVVVEPAQGRQPFRWGLACADVSTGEFLVREQENSAALHQELSRLDPAELIHHSQNSMAPSWCPERLQRCDIGNTPFSQPEAEALLLERFRLQTLDGLGLQNVPLAMRAAGGLISYLGETCPLDDNGITPPPLERPITCFPGDALVLDAQTRRNLELTATQRDNQFQGSLLWAIDRTLTAMGARCLRRWIEAPLMDPSIIRTRQESVSQLVSKRPLRQALRRLLRPMGDLERLAGRAGAGHAGARDLVAIADGLGRLPQLANLIASQLKGGPSWLSDVLKPDPALATLGASIRHQLVDSPPLSLSEGGLIHDGVDPLLDGLRNQLDDQEKWLAEQEQLERQRSNNSNLKLQYHRTFGYFLSVSRARSGAVPDHWIRRQTLANEERFITPDLKAREGQIFQMRARAAQREYELFCELRAQIGDHAEAIRRSARAIAGLDALTSLAEAAATGGWCAPEITADRSLVIEQGRHPVVEQLLVEDAFTPNDSELGTGIDLVVLTGPNASGKSCYLRQIGLIQLLAQIGSWVPAQTARIGIADRIFTRVGAVDDLAAGQSTFMVEMAETANILHHASDRSLVLLDEIGRGTATFDGLSIAWAVSEHLAGDLQARTVFATHYHELNALAAERSNVANCQVLVEETGSDLVFLHRVAAGGASRSYGIEAARLAGVPASVVQRARQVLDQLAT; encoded by the coding sequence GTGCCCCAACCGGACTTGGCCCTGCAGGGCAACCTTTTTGGGGATGCGGAACCAGCCAGTTCAGCACCAAGCAAGGGCCAGAACAGACAAGGTGAGCCCGATCAGCTCGATGATCACGAGCTGACGCAAGACGCCAAGCAGCGCCCACGTCAGCGCCAAGGCCAAGAACAGCATTCCAAGCCCTCCGCAAGCAGTCCAAGCGAAGAAGCACACTCCGAAACCTCTACGCCCGCAGGCAACGACAAAGACAACAGCGACGACGATCTGCCGCCGTGGTCACACCACAGCCAGGTCACGCCGGAACAACTCACCCCGATGCTCCGCCACTACGTGGAGCTCAAAGCCGCCCATCCCGAGCGGGTCTTGCTGTATCGGCTCGGTGATTTCTTTGAGTGCTTTTTCGAAGACGCCATCCATCTGTCGCGCCTACTCGAGCTCACCCTCACGGGGAAAGAGGCAGGAAAACAAATTGGAAGGGTGCCCATGGCTGGCATTCCCCATCACGCCGCTGAGCGCTACTGCTCAGAACTGATTCGCCGCGGCCTCAGCGTGGCGCTGTGCGACCAACTCGAGGCGGCCCCTGCCAGTGGCTCTGCCAAAGGAACCTTGTTGCGGCGCGACATCACCAGGGTGCTGACACCAGGCACCGTTCTTGAAGAAGGCCTGCTCAGCGCGCGCCGCAACAACTGGCTGGCGGCGGTGGTAGTTGAGCCCGCTCAAGGTCGGCAGCCCTTTCGCTGGGGGTTGGCCTGCGCCGATGTGAGCACGGGCGAATTCTTAGTCCGCGAACAAGAGAACAGCGCTGCGCTGCATCAAGAACTCTCGCGGCTTGATCCAGCGGAACTGATCCACCACAGCCAAAACAGCATGGCGCCCAGCTGGTGTCCAGAGCGACTGCAACGCTGCGACATCGGCAATACACCCTTCAGCCAACCGGAAGCAGAAGCGCTGCTCTTGGAGCGATTCCGATTACAAACCCTCGACGGTTTAGGGCTGCAAAACGTTCCCCTTGCCATGCGCGCCGCCGGCGGACTGATCTCCTACCTCGGCGAGACCTGTCCACTAGACGACAACGGCATCACCCCTCCGCCCTTGGAGCGACCGATCACCTGCTTCCCAGGAGACGCGCTGGTGCTGGATGCCCAAACCCGACGCAATCTCGAGCTCACCGCTACCCAGCGTGACAACCAATTTCAGGGCTCACTGCTCTGGGCGATCGATCGCACCCTCACCGCCATGGGCGCGCGTTGTTTGCGCCGCTGGATTGAGGCCCCGTTAATGGATCCCTCCATCATCCGAACCCGCCAAGAAAGCGTGAGCCAATTGGTGAGCAAGCGACCGTTGCGCCAAGCCTTGCGGCGCTTGCTGCGTCCCATGGGTGACCTGGAACGTCTCGCCGGAAGGGCCGGTGCAGGGCATGCCGGAGCCCGAGATCTCGTGGCAATCGCCGACGGCTTAGGGCGCTTACCCCAGCTCGCCAACCTGATCGCCAGCCAGCTCAAGGGTGGACCCTCTTGGCTGTCGGATGTGCTGAAACCTGATCCAGCACTCGCGACTCTCGGAGCGAGCATCCGGCATCAACTGGTGGACAGCCCACCGCTGAGCCTCAGCGAAGGGGGGCTGATCCACGACGGAGTCGACCCACTCTTGGATGGCTTGCGCAATCAGCTCGATGACCAAGAAAAGTGGCTGGCGGAACAGGAGCAACTCGAACGTCAACGCAGCAACAACAGCAACCTCAAGCTTCAATATCACCGCACCTTTGGGTATTTCCTATCGGTGAGCCGGGCCCGCTCAGGCGCCGTGCCCGACCACTGGATTCGGCGGCAAACCCTGGCGAATGAGGAACGCTTCATCACCCCCGACCTCAAGGCAAGGGAAGGGCAGATCTTTCAGATGCGTGCCCGTGCCGCGCAACGCGAGTACGAACTGTTCTGTGAATTGCGTGCACAGATCGGCGATCACGCAGAAGCAATCCGCCGGTCTGCGCGGGCGATCGCGGGCCTTGATGCCCTCACCAGCCTGGCGGAGGCCGCTGCCACAGGAGGTTGGTGTGCTCCTGAAATCACAGCGGATCGCAGCCTGGTGATCGAACAGGGCCGCCATCCGGTGGTCGAGCAACTGCTGGTGGAGGACGCCTTCACCCCGAATGACAGCGAGTTAGGTACAGGCATCGATTTAGTGGTCCTCACCGGGCCGAATGCCAGCGGCAAAAGCTGCTACCTACGCCAGATCGGCCTGATCCAGCTGCTGGCCCAGATCGGCAGTTGGGTTCCGGCACAAACGGCACGGATCGGAATCGCAGATCGAATCTTCACGCGCGTAGGCGCTGTGGATGACCTCGCCGCCGGCCAATCCACCTTCATGGTGGAAATGGCTGAAACCGCCAACATCCTGCATCACGCCAGCGACCGCTCACTTGTCCTTCTCGACGAAATCGGACGGGGTACCGCCACCTTTGATGGACTCTCGATCGCTTGGGCCGTGAGCGAACATCTGGCCGGTGATCTCCAGGCCCGCACCGTGTTTGCCACCCACTATCACGAGCTGAATGCCCTGGCCGCAGAGCGCTCCAACGTGGCCAACTGCCAAGTGCTGGTGGAAGAAACCGGCAGCGATCTGGTGTTTCTCCATCGCGTCGCCGCCGGTGGAGCAAGCCGCAGCTACGGCATCGAAGCTGCCCGCCTAGCTGGGGTGCCTGCCAGCGTGGTGCAGCGTGCACGCCAAGTGTTGGATCAACTCGCCACCTGA
- the psbZ gene encoding photosystem II reaction center protein PsbZ has protein sequence MQILNTLTVLALVVMSFALIVAVPVLYASNEDSGRSNRLILLGGIAWVALVLLNWGVSFFVV, from the coding sequence ATGCAGATCCTCAACACCCTCACCGTGCTGGCCCTGGTGGTGATGTCGTTTGCCCTCATCGTGGCGGTGCCTGTGCTGTACGCCTCGAATGAAGACAGCGGACGTTCCAACCGCTTGATCCTGCTGGGTGGGATCGCCTGGGTGGCCCTGGTGTTGCTCAACTGGGGCGTGAGCTTCTTCGTGGTCTGA
- the ribH gene encoding 6,7-dimethyl-8-ribityllumazine synthase, whose translation MATFEGRFTDLGQVRIAVVVARFNDLVTAKLLSGCLDCLSRHGIDTTADSSQMDVAWVPGSFELPLVSQNLARSGRYQVVITLGAVIRGDTPHFDVVVSEASKGIAAVARDTGVPVIFGVLTTDTMQQALERAGIKSNLGWSYGLEALEMASLMKVLPGH comes from the coding sequence ATGGCCACATTTGAAGGACGCTTCACTGATCTAGGCCAGGTTCGTATCGCCGTTGTGGTGGCCCGTTTCAACGATCTGGTGACGGCAAAGCTGCTGAGCGGTTGTTTGGATTGCCTATCCCGTCACGGCATTGACACGACTGCTGACAGCAGTCAGATGGATGTGGCCTGGGTGCCAGGTTCCTTTGAGCTGCCTCTGGTGTCCCAAAATCTTGCCCGTAGTGGGCGCTATCAGGTGGTGATCACTCTCGGGGCCGTGATTCGCGGTGACACCCCCCATTTCGATGTTGTGGTTTCGGAAGCCAGTAAAGGGATTGCAGCTGTGGCGCGTGACACGGGTGTTCCTGTGATCTTTGGGGTGTTGACGACCGACACGATGCAGCAGGCTCTTGAGCGTGCGGGGATCAAGAGCAATCTCGGTTGGAGCTACGGATTGGAGGCTTTAGAGATGGCTTCCTTGATGAAGGTATTGCCGGGGCATTGA
- a CDS encoding GNAT family N-acetyltransferase: MARIRLVQHAAGAPGLRWFGLGPDLKPSRGLLKLRRLLHKHAFWAQQRNTADLKRMLAGSRVVVSLWRGKRMVGFGRATSDGIHRAVLWDVVVAGDLQGRGLGRRVVEALLSAKAIRNAERVYLMTTNSSGFYQQLGFEPASPQQLLIRKQ, encoded by the coding sequence ATGGCTCGCATTCGACTCGTGCAACATGCCGCCGGCGCCCCAGGCCTGAGATGGTTTGGACTGGGCCCTGATCTCAAACCAAGCCGTGGCCTGCTCAAGCTGCGTCGCTTGCTCCACAAACATGCGTTCTGGGCGCAACAGCGCAACACGGCAGATCTGAAAAGGATGCTGGCGGGCAGCAGGGTTGTCGTGAGCCTTTGGCGGGGCAAGCGAATGGTGGGGTTCGGACGAGCCACCAGCGATGGAATCCATCGCGCCGTGCTTTGGGATGTGGTTGTTGCAGGAGACCTTCAAGGCCGCGGACTCGGCCGGAGGGTCGTGGAAGCCCTGCTCAGCGCTAAAGCCATTCGCAACGCCGAGCGCGTGTATCTGATGACCACCAACAGTTCCGGGTTCTACCAACAGTTGGGGTTTGAACCAGCCAGCCCTCAGCAATTGCTGATCCGCAAGCAATGA
- a CDS encoding glycosyltransferase family 4 protein, with protein MDSFVQLMREWPPGYGGVERVAHELASEWGATVFSFDAQSRSADEIDALQVSYPRVVLPASPPFGRLLLPLPSRALWSLLRSRRPLYGHLPSPGVLLVLLLARLLQPRRPVFAHWHCFVAPEPGSKNRLFAVYQWLALRVVPHLTKVITTSPVLAKELIRCGCQSARVAVLPCCLNAEQEKVLLALPLRSATATPLRVLFIGRLDSYKRLDWLMEALSLLNNPWSLAVVGDGPRRLAFEALRAELFGASSAVTFMGRLDETAKLAELASADVLVLPSDRSTEAFGIVQLEAMAAGIPSLAFQNQRSGMGWVGQLSGLPWSQQPDDLSLVLDQLAASPELRTALSLEARDKYLNLFARKVWLQAFDSIFSPQR; from the coding sequence ATGGACTCTTTTGTTCAACTCATGCGCGAATGGCCTCCAGGCTATGGAGGAGTGGAGCGGGTGGCCCATGAATTAGCGAGTGAGTGGGGCGCAACGGTGTTCAGCTTTGATGCGCAATCCCGTAGTGCTGATGAGATTGATGCGTTGCAGGTTTCTTATCCCCGAGTGGTATTGCCGGCCAGTCCACCCTTTGGCCGGTTGTTGCTTCCTTTGCCATCACGTGCGCTGTGGAGCCTGTTGCGTTCCCGTCGGCCTCTCTATGGGCATTTGCCATCGCCAGGTGTGCTTTTGGTGTTACTGCTGGCCCGTCTTTTGCAACCGCGTCGGCCAGTGTTCGCTCATTGGCACTGCTTTGTTGCCCCGGAACCAGGCTCGAAAAATCGCCTTTTTGCTGTCTATCAGTGGTTGGCCCTTCGTGTCGTTCCACACTTAACCAAGGTCATTACGACCTCTCCTGTGCTGGCGAAAGAGTTGATTCGTTGTGGATGCCAGTCCGCTCGTGTGGCCGTTTTGCCCTGTTGTTTGAATGCAGAGCAAGAAAAGGTTCTATTGGCGTTGCCGTTGCGCTCCGCAACGGCAACGCCATTGCGGGTGTTATTCATCGGCCGGCTTGATAGTTACAAGCGCTTGGACTGGTTGATGGAAGCTCTTTCGCTTCTAAATAATCCTTGGTCTTTGGCGGTCGTCGGTGATGGTCCACGCAGGCTTGCCTTTGAAGCGCTTCGTGCGGAGTTGTTTGGCGCGAGTTCCGCTGTGACTTTCATGGGCCGTTTGGATGAGACGGCGAAGTTGGCAGAACTCGCGTCTGCAGACGTTTTGGTGCTCCCTTCGGATCGATCCACAGAAGCCTTCGGGATCGTGCAGTTAGAGGCAATGGCGGCCGGGATTCCGTCACTTGCTTTTCAAAACCAGCGTTCTGGGATGGGCTGGGTCGGACAGCTGTCTGGATTGCCTTGGTCCCAACAGCCTGATGATTTGTCGTTGGTTCTCGATCAATTGGCGGCTTCGCCCGAACTTCGAACGGCGCTGAGCCTTGAGGCTCGAGATAAATATCTCAATTTATTCGCTCGCAAGGTTTGGTTGCAGGCTTTCGATTCGATCTTCTCCCCACAACGATGA